CGCAGTTTCAGGCCGTACTCTTCGATCTGGATGAAACGCTCCTGGAGAATACGCGTTCGTTTCAGGACATGGCCTACGACACGTACTTCCAGTTCCGGACTGACTTGGACCCGGTTTCCGCTGACGATTTCTGGCAGGTCTTCTGGAGCAAGGCCGTGGACATGTGGTACATGATGATAGACGGCGTCATCACCGGCGATGAGGCGCGTCTCTACACCTTCGTGAACACGTTGCGGGCGCTCGACGCCGATTCCGGTCTCGCAAAGCCCATGTTGGAAGACTCCCATGCGCGTATCGTGAACGCGACCAGGTTGTTTGAAGATACGATTCCGGTGCTGACCCGCTTAAGGGAAGCGGGCTTGCGGCTGGGCATTGTCACCAATGGCTATGCCACCACGCAGCACGGAAAGATCGCGCGACATTCCCTTCGGCCTCATGTGGATTTCGTGGTCGTCTCCGAAGAGGTCGGTTCGCACAAACCCGATCCCGCCATCTTCGGGGCGGCGGTGTCTTTGGCGCAGTCGGCCCCGGCGAGAACGCTTTTTGTAGGGGACACGTTCGTCAACGATATTGAGGGAGCGCTGGGGGCCGGTCTACGCGGCGTCCTGGTCGACCCTTCCGGCCGGATGGCAAGCGGGCCTTCGTTTCAAGGTGAGTCAGTGCCAAGTGTGCGCTGCCTCGCCGAATTGCTGCCAATCCTCGGGCTCGAGTAACCCCAAAAAGGAGTTGCGGCGTCTGTGATGGCGGGTCAGACGCCGCAATGGTGGGGGTTCAATCGCGTCCAAGTGGGGAGTAGGACGCGTTAGGAGGCTAATTGAGTTCTTGGCGCAACTGGCGCCGTAGGTCTAGGAGCTGGCAATAACCCAAGTGGTCGCATACAACACAGAACCCAGCATGATGCAGCGTGGCCGCACCCGGCTGTAAATCACCCGCTTACCCTGAATTTTCGTCAGGTACCACATTTTGAATCGGGACGTTGTGGTGGTTCGGTGTCGCATGATCTCCTCTCTCCTCGGTTCAGCTTTTGTCTTCTTCGAGCGGTCATCTATTGACAGAGCAAGCATAATGCCAATCTTATAAAAGGGCACGACTGCGAGTTTTTCTAGTTTTCCTGCGGAAAGATTTGGATTCTTCGCCCTTGTAACTCATTGAAGTTGTTCAATTTCGTTGCAGGATACGCCCCCGCGTTCATAAATGGACGCCCAAGAGCGATGCAAATTGAGTGGCAACAGTTTTCTAAGTTACGACAAGCCCCGAATTTCAAGACTCAGCGTCAGAACAGGAGGGAATTAACGAAACCAAGGAGGTCAATGAGGGGGAAAAAGGATATCAGGCTACTGTTGCTGGGCCTGCTGAGCTGATTTTCGCAGCCACTCTGCGGCCCGCAGGGCAAAATCGCGTTCAGTTTCGTACGTGAGCATGCTGGTGGCGCTTTGCAGGGATTCGGCCCATAGAGGCGAGAAGAGTGCTTCCTCTGACCCTGGTGCAGCGTGGATGGGTCTTCGCTCGGCGGACCGCAGGCGCATCAGGTAGTAATGCTCGTTACGGTGGTAGTGGACGTTTTCGAAATCGTATTCGCTGACTGACTCGCCGAGGTCGGCAATCACGTCGAGTTGGCAGTATCCGGTTTCCTCGCAGGTTTCCCGGACGGCCGCTTCAGCATCGGTTTCGCCAGGGTCGATATGACCCTTTGGCAGGCGAACCTCGTGGATTTCGCGGTTATCGCGAACAACGTGCCGCTCGATAAGCAAAACGCGCAGGGAAGAGTCTAGAACGATTCCGCCAGCGGCACGATATCGTCTGGTCTTCACGGTCTACTGGACGGCCGGTTCCGTTATAACGGGCGACCCGTCCGGCATCTCCGGAACGTGGTAGGCGATGGCCTCAATCAGGGTATCGCTACCAACGGCATATCCGCCGCAGTAGAGCTGCCCAGGAGAGACTTGAGCCATTCCATAGGCATCGATGTACTCTTCACCGGTTTTAACGCCGACGTATTCCGCATCCAACTGGGTCGGGCTGCTGAGCTTTGCTTCACCCCTGAACTCGTAATTCCCCCCCACGGTGGCGACGAAATAGACACTATCGCCCTGGGTCTCCACAATCGCCTGGCCGATTACCGGGGCAAAGGGTTCTTCACTGCGCTTCAGGACATAGCGCCCATCGAATCCATTGGTCAATTGGTACTGGCTTAACGCGATCTCGGTTTCCGAAGGTGAAACGGGGTGTTCAACC
This DNA window, taken from Candidatus Hydrogenedentota bacterium, encodes the following:
- a CDS encoding HAD family hydrolase produces the protein MHISQFQAVLFDLDETLLENTRSFQDMAYDTYFQFRTDLDPVSADDFWQVFWSKAVDMWYMMIDGVITGDEARLYTFVNTLRALDADSGLAKPMLEDSHARIVNATRLFEDTIPVLTRLREAGLRLGIVTNGYATTQHGKIARHSLRPHVDFVVVSEEVGSHKPDPAIFGAAVSLAQSAPARTLFVGDTFVNDIEGALGAGLRGVLVDPSGRMASGPSFQGESVPSVRCLAELLPILGLE
- a CDS encoding NUDIX domain-containing protein, producing the protein MKTRRYRAAGGIVLDSSLRVLLIERHVVRDNREIHEVRLPKGHIDPGETDAEAAVRETCEETGYCQLDVIADLGESVSEYDFENVHYHRNEHYYLMRLRSAERRPIHAAPGSEEALFSPLWAESLQSATSMLTYETERDFALRAAEWLRKSAQQAQQQ